A stretch of Bradyrhizobium sp. CCBAU 53338 DNA encodes these proteins:
- a CDS encoding amidase — MSAEPALMTLTEVARAIAMRQVSSHEVTRALLHRIAQWQPHLNAFMSIESEAALRAADAADADLAKGEVRGPLHGVPLAHKDMYYDAGKVATCGSLIRRDFVPTVTSTALQRLKDAGQVRLGTLQLAEFAYGPTGHNAHYGPVRNPWNVAHITGGSSSGSGASVAARLTYAALGSDTGGSIRMPAHFCGVTGLKTTVGRVSRAGAMPLSQSLDTVGPLARTAEDCALLLALMAGADPEDSTTSREPLSDYVAATKGSLKGLKIGVPASFYVDDLDGEVARVLDETIAVLKREGADIVKVELPDQRQLSSASQLVLAAEAAAFHKRWMIERPQDYGAQTLMRLQNGLSVPAVTYLEAMRWRGPALAAHNAAAAGVDAIIAPASPIPAPTIEESDVGGGPNAPALLQRLTLFTRPVNFLGLPSLTVPSGFTRSGLPVGMQLIGRSFDEATLLTVGAAFQRVTDHHDRVPKLPS; from the coding sequence ATGAGCGCTGAGCCCGCCTTGATGACGCTCACCGAGGTCGCGCGTGCGATCGCGATGAGGCAGGTCTCCTCCCATGAGGTGACGCGCGCCCTGCTGCACCGCATCGCGCAATGGCAGCCGCATCTCAACGCCTTCATGTCGATCGAGTCGGAAGCGGCGCTGAGGGCAGCCGATGCCGCCGACGCCGACCTCGCCAAAGGCGAGGTGCGTGGTCCGCTGCACGGCGTTCCGCTCGCGCACAAGGACATGTATTACGACGCCGGCAAGGTCGCGACCTGCGGCTCGCTGATCCGCCGCGACTTCGTGCCGACGGTGACGTCCACCGCGCTGCAGCGGCTGAAGGATGCCGGCCAGGTCCGCCTTGGCACGCTGCAACTGGCCGAATTCGCCTATGGCCCGACCGGGCACAACGCCCATTACGGCCCGGTGCGCAATCCCTGGAACGTCGCGCATATCACCGGCGGTTCATCCTCGGGCTCCGGCGCGTCGGTCGCCGCGCGGCTGACCTATGCGGCGCTCGGCTCCGACACCGGCGGCTCGATCCGCATGCCCGCGCATTTCTGCGGCGTCACGGGGCTAAAGACGACCGTCGGCCGCGTCAGCCGCGCCGGGGCGATGCCGCTGTCGCAATCGCTCGACACGGTCGGTCCGCTTGCGCGCACGGCGGAAGACTGCGCGCTGCTGCTGGCGCTGATGGCTGGTGCCGATCCGGAGGACTCGACGACCAGCCGCGAACCGCTGTCGGATTACGTCGCCGCCACCAAAGGCTCGCTGAAAGGCTTGAAGATCGGCGTGCCCGCGTCCTTCTATGTCGACGATCTCGACGGCGAGGTCGCGCGCGTGCTGGACGAGACCATCGCGGTGCTCAAGCGCGAAGGCGCCGACATCGTCAAGGTCGAGCTGCCGGACCAGCGGCAATTGTCGTCCGCAAGCCAGCTCGTGCTCGCGGCCGAAGCCGCCGCCTTCCACAAGCGCTGGATGATCGAGCGGCCGCAGGATTACGGCGCGCAGACGCTGATGCGGCTGCAGAACGGCCTTTCCGTTCCCGCCGTCACCTATCTCGAGGCGATGCGCTGGCGCGGCCCGGCCCTCGCTGCGCACAACGCGGCCGCCGCGGGCGTCGACGCCATCATCGCACCGGCCTCGCCGATCCCGGCGCCGACCATCGAGGAGAGCGATGTCGGCGGCGGACCGAACGCGCCGGCGCTGCTGCAGCGGCTGACGCTGTTCACCCGCCCGGTGAACTTCCTCGGCCTGCCGTCGCTCACGGTGCCCTCGGGCTTCACCAGGAGCGGGCTGCCTGTCGGCATGCAGCTGATCGGCCGCTCCTTCGATGAAGCGACCCTGCTCACCGTCGGCGCCGCCTTCCAGCGCGTCACCGACCATCACGACCGGGTCCCGAAACTGCCGTCATGA
- a CDS encoding M48 family metallopeptidase, with protein MFTTTIRFVTLGMLAAGLLGAPAFAAGGGGGGGGGGGGGSMDPFASSSSQSQPQPVYPKRTGTKATQKGKKPNNQSSIDDPAFAAGYRVAYDTIYQRNDYATAISQLKSLGHDDHPNVANLIGYSYRKLGDYEQSQVWYERALKADPNHVLTWQYYGLWQLERGNREQALYHLSRIAAICGTDCEEYRSLAAALDKPTGTAFAY; from the coding sequence ATGTTCACGACAACGATCAGGTTCGTCACGCTGGGCATGTTGGCGGCAGGTTTGTTGGGCGCGCCCGCGTTTGCCGCGGGCGGAGGCGGTGGTGGGGGCGGCGGAGGCGGAGGGGGATCCATGGATCCCTTTGCCTCGTCATCGTCGCAGTCGCAACCGCAGCCAGTCTATCCGAAGCGGACGGGTACCAAGGCAACCCAGAAAGGGAAGAAGCCGAACAACCAGTCCAGTATCGACGATCCGGCATTCGCGGCCGGTTACCGCGTGGCCTACGACACCATCTACCAGCGCAACGACTACGCGACCGCGATCTCGCAACTGAAGTCGCTTGGCCATGACGACCATCCGAACGTCGCCAACCTCATCGGCTACTCCTACCGAAAGCTCGGTGACTACGAGCAGTCGCAGGTCTGGTACGAGCGTGCATTGAAGGCCGACCCGAACCATGTCCTGACGTGGCAGTATTACGGGCTGTGGCAACTCGAGCGGGGCAATCGCGAGCAGGCGCTCTATCACCTCAGCCGGATTGCAGCCATCTGCGGGACGGATTGCGAGGAGTATCGATCGCTGGCGGCAGCACTCGACAAGCCGACCGGGACGGCGTTCGCCTATTGA
- a CDS encoding AMP nucleosidase — protein sequence MQSPPSIATKSFSDAGLAVARLEKIYERNTKFLRDRFEAYVSGEAITTRVRAYYPFVRLTTATHARLDSRLSYGFVAGPGVHETSVTRPDLFRAYLTEQIGLLIQNHGVPVEIGESAEPIPIHFAYRRDINIEAAITTSENSPVTRSLRDAFDVPDLATMDDSIADGTFELRPGTPEPLSLFRAARVDYSLRRLYHYTGTDPEHFQNFVIFTNYQFYVDAFAQSCQQRLQSGEAGLDAFVAPGNVITRSGGATTGDAPVRSPQMPAFHLVMPGYRGISLINIGTGPSNARNVTDHVAVLRPHAWLMLGHCAGLRNTQRLGDYVLAHGYVREDHVLDRELPLWVPIPALAEMQVALEQAVEDVTGLEGFELKRLMRTGTVASVDNRNWEISGPEVIRRMSQSRAVALDMESAAIAANGYRFRVPYGTLLCVSDKPLHGEIKLAGMASEFYRRRVGQHLEIGLKALERLKQQESERLHSRKLRSFAEVAFQ from the coding sequence ATGCAATCTCCCCCCTCCATCGCCACGAAATCCTTCTCCGATGCGGGCCTCGCCGTCGCCCGTCTCGAGAAAATCTACGAGCGCAACACCAAATTCCTGCGCGACCGGTTCGAGGCCTATGTCTCGGGCGAGGCGATCACGACGCGGGTGCGCGCCTATTATCCCTTCGTCCGCCTCACCACCGCGACACATGCGCGGCTGGATTCGCGTCTTTCCTACGGCTTCGTCGCCGGACCCGGCGTGCACGAGACCAGCGTGACTCGACCCGACCTGTTTCGCGCCTATCTCACCGAGCAAATCGGCCTGTTGATCCAGAACCACGGCGTGCCCGTCGAGATCGGCGAATCCGCCGAGCCGATTCCGATCCATTTCGCCTATCGCCGCGACATCAACATCGAAGCGGCCATCACCACCAGCGAGAATTCGCCGGTCACGCGGTCGCTGCGCGATGCGTTCGACGTACCTGATCTTGCCACCATGGACGATTCCATCGCCGACGGCACCTTCGAACTTCGGCCGGGCACGCCCGAGCCGCTGTCACTGTTCCGTGCCGCCCGCGTCGATTACTCGCTGCGCCGACTCTATCACTACACCGGCACCGATCCCGAGCACTTCCAGAACTTTGTCATTTTCACCAACTACCAGTTTTACGTCGATGCGTTCGCGCAATCGTGTCAGCAGCGTCTTCAGTCCGGCGAAGCCGGCCTCGACGCCTTCGTCGCGCCGGGCAACGTGATTACGCGCAGCGGCGGTGCGACGACGGGCGATGCACCCGTGCGCTCGCCGCAGATGCCGGCCTTTCATCTGGTCATGCCAGGCTATCGTGGCATCAGCCTGATCAACATCGGCACCGGTCCGTCGAACGCGCGCAATGTCACCGACCACGTCGCGGTGCTGCGGCCGCATGCCTGGCTGATGCTCGGGCATTGCGCGGGCCTCCGCAACACGCAGCGGCTCGGCGACTACGTGCTCGCCCATGGCTATGTGCGCGAGGACCACGTGCTCGACCGCGAGTTGCCGCTGTGGGTGCCGATCCCGGCATTGGCCGAGATGCAGGTCGCGCTGGAGCAGGCAGTGGAGGACGTCACGGGCCTGGAGGGCTTCGAGCTCAAGCGCCTGATGCGTACGGGCACCGTTGCCAGCGTCGACAACCGCAACTGGGAGATATCCGGGCCAGAAGTGATCCGCCGCATGTCGCAATCACGCGCGGTCGCGCTCGACATGGAATCGGCAGCGATCGCCGCCAACGGCTATCGCTTCCGCGTCCCCTACGGCACGTTGCTCTGCGTCTCCGACAAGCCCCTGCATGGCGAGATCAAGCTCGCCGGCATGGCCAGCGAATTCTACCGTCGCCGCGTCGGCCAGCATCTCGAGATCGGCCTCAAGGCGCTGGAACGGCTCAAGCAGCAGGAGTCGGAACGACTGCATTCGCGCAAGCTCCGCAGCTTCGCCGAGGTGGCCTTCCAGTAA
- a CDS encoding HlyD family type I secretion periplasmic adaptor subunit: protein MSTVTVDGTKPAANRTVRESIRFHLILGLGIVLFLAVGLGGWASTVLISGALIAPGQIVVESNVKKVQHPTGGVVGEVRARDGDVVKAGDILVRLDDTVTKANLAIVTKNLDAALARAARLQAEQRGLDKIVFPSSLLDRVSDPDVKALLDSESKLFDVRVNGRAGQKAQLRERIQQLNEEIEGLQAQEKAKDKEIALVQQELTGVRDLYDKHLVQLSRLTTLERDSARLNGERAQYIASRAQAKGKITETELQIIQVDKDMVSEVSKDLRETNDKSGELIERKVAAEDQLRRVDIRAPQDGMVLQSTVHTVGGVVTAGDTLMLIVPQTDDLQVEAKVNPVDIDKLQIGQKTLLRLSAFNQRTTPELNGVVSRVSPDVTTDQRTGQSYYTIRVSMSPEEVARLGDSKLIPGMPVEAFVQTGDRTMLSYLLKPLHDQFMRAFREK, encoded by the coding sequence ATGAGCACGGTGACGGTTGACGGGACAAAGCCCGCCGCGAACAGGACCGTGCGGGAATCGATCCGGTTTCACCTGATCCTCGGGCTGGGAATCGTGCTGTTCCTCGCCGTCGGTCTCGGCGGCTGGGCCTCGACGGTGCTGATCTCTGGCGCGCTGATCGCGCCGGGCCAGATCGTGGTCGAATCCAACGTCAAGAAGGTGCAGCACCCGACCGGCGGCGTGGTCGGCGAGGTGCGCGCGCGCGACGGCGACGTGGTCAAGGCCGGAGACATCCTGGTCCGGCTCGACGACACCGTCACCAAGGCCAATCTCGCCATCGTCACCAAGAATCTCGACGCTGCACTGGCGCGCGCGGCGCGGCTCCAGGCCGAGCAGCGCGGTCTCGACAAGATCGTGTTCCCTTCATCGCTGCTCGATCGCGTCAGCGATCCCGACGTCAAGGCGCTGCTCGACAGCGAAAGCAAGCTGTTCGACGTCCGCGTCAACGGCCGTGCCGGCCAGAAGGCGCAGCTTCGCGAGCGCATCCAGCAGCTCAACGAGGAGATCGAGGGCCTCCAGGCGCAGGAGAAAGCCAAGGACAAGGAGATCGCGCTGGTGCAGCAGGAGCTCACCGGCGTGCGCGATCTCTATGACAAGCATCTGGTGCAGCTCTCGCGCCTGACCACGCTGGAGCGCGACAGCGCCCGCCTCAATGGCGAGCGCGCGCAGTACATCGCCTCGCGGGCGCAGGCCAAGGGCAAGATCACCGAGACCGAGCTTCAGATCATCCAGGTCGACAAGGACATGGTGAGCGAGGTCTCCAAGGATCTGCGCGAAACCAATGACAAGAGCGGCGAGCTGATCGAGCGCAAGGTCGCGGCCGAAGACCAGCTCCGTCGCGTCGACATCCGCGCGCCGCAGGACGGCATGGTGCTGCAATCGACGGTGCATACCGTCGGCGGCGTCGTTACCGCCGGCGACACCCTGATGCTGATCGTGCCCCAGACCGACGACCTCCAGGTCGAGGCCAAGGTCAATCCTGTCGATATCGACAAGCTGCAGATCGGCCAGAAGACGTTGCTGCGTCTCTCCGCCTTCAACCAGCGCACCACGCCCGAACTGAACGGCGTCGTCAGCCGCGTGTCGCCGGACGTCACCACCGACCAGCGCACCGGCCAGAGCTACTATACCATCCGCGTCTCGATGTCCCCCGAGGAGGTCGCCCGCCTCGGCGACTCCAAGCTGATCCCCGGCATGCCGGTGGAAGCGTTTGTGCAGACCGGCGACCGCACCATGCTGTCGTACCTGTTGAAGCCGCTGCACGACCAATTCATGCGGGCCTTCCGCGAGAAGTGA
- a CDS encoding DUF1488 family protein, whose translation MPLTRDRIIGHDLERLAFRFTMLNDGEVVQCQISDAAMDELAGMQGTESSARQAQFTSLRETIERIASDLYDEAPRFKGYVVRIFIRHLER comes from the coding sequence ATGCCGCTGACGCGTGACAGGATCATCGGCCATGACCTTGAACGGCTGGCCTTCCGCTTCACCATGCTGAACGATGGTGAGGTCGTGCAGTGCCAGATCAGCGATGCGGCGATGGATGAGCTTGCAGGCATGCAGGGCACCGAGAGCAGCGCGCGGCAGGCGCAGTTCACCTCGCTGCGCGAGACCATCGAACGGATCGCTTCGGACCTCTACGACGAGGCGCCGCGATTCAAGGGTTATGTGGTGCGGATCTTTATCCGGCATTTGGAAAGGTAG
- a CDS encoding GlsB/YeaQ/YmgE family stress response membrane protein yields MYISGQSLIVILFVGLVAGWLAGKVVRGSGFGIIGDIVIGIAGAFVASFLFPKLGIHIGVGLVSEIIFSAIGAVILLLVVRLVRGGGRL; encoded by the coding sequence ATGTACATTTCTGGTCAAAGCCTCATCGTCATCCTGTTCGTCGGCCTGGTCGCCGGCTGGCTCGCCGGCAAGGTGGTGCGGGGGAGCGGGTTCGGCATCATCGGCGACATCGTGATCGGCATCGCCGGCGCGTTCGTCGCGAGCTTCCTGTTCCCGAAGCTCGGCATCCATATCGGTGTCGGGCTGGTCTCGGAGATCATCTTTTCCGCCATCGGCGCCGTCATCCTGCTGCTGGTGGTGCGGCTGGTGCGCGGCGGCGGCCGGCTCTAG
- a CDS encoding type I secretion system permease/ATPase gives MAAVPGLRRSELGDALRACRTAFVGVGFMSCMINLLYLTGSLFMLEVYDRVLPSRSIPTLVGLIVLAGGLYMAQGVLDMIRSRILGRVGTALDEALNKRVFDTIVRLPLLVGNRNEGLQPLRDLDNVRSFLGSMGPSAFFDLPWLPLYLGICFAFHVWIGVTALIGAVILVGLTLVTEFLSRQPAKEAMGLAAQRNDLAQSSRRNAEVLVSMGMAGRLNARWSAANEKYLAGNQRASDVAGGLGAIAKVLRMMLQSAVLAVGATLVIRQEATAGIIIAGSILSARALAPVDLAIAHWKSFVAARQSWHRLSRLLEQMPAQAIPTQLQAPTSRLAVEALAMVAPGDQRLIVQDVTFALEAGNGLGVIGPSGSGKSSLIRALVGVWQPVRGKVRLDGAALDQWSSDVLGRHIGYLPQDVELFAGTIAQNIGRFDPEATSDGIISAAKEAGVHEMIIKMREGYNTQVGEQGGSLSAGQAQRVALARALYGNPFLIVLDEPNSNLDTEGDEALTRAIRSARGRGAIVIVVAHRPIGVEAVDQILVLRDGRMQAFGPKEQVLAQVLQPRVAPPAPIKIVSEGGVAKP, from the coding sequence ATGGCAGCCGTTCCCGGCCTCCGCCGTTCAGAGCTCGGTGACGCGCTGCGTGCCTGCCGCACCGCGTTCGTCGGCGTCGGCTTCATGAGCTGCATGATCAACCTGCTCTATCTGACCGGGTCGCTCTTCATGCTGGAGGTTTACGACCGCGTGCTGCCGAGCCGCAGCATTCCGACCCTCGTCGGCCTGATCGTGCTCGCCGGCGGCCTCTACATGGCGCAGGGCGTGCTCGACATGATCCGCAGCCGCATCCTGGGACGGGTCGGCACCGCGCTCGACGAAGCGCTGAACAAGCGCGTGTTCGACACCATCGTGCGGCTGCCGCTGCTGGTCGGCAACCGCAACGAGGGACTTCAGCCGCTGCGCGACCTCGACAATGTCCGCTCCTTCCTGGGCAGCATGGGCCCGAGTGCGTTCTTCGACCTGCCATGGCTGCCGCTCTATCTCGGCATCTGCTTCGCCTTCCACGTCTGGATCGGCGTGACCGCGCTGATCGGCGCCGTCATCCTGGTCGGCCTCACGCTGGTCACCGAATTCCTGTCCCGCCAGCCGGCGAAGGAGGCGATGGGCCTTGCCGCCCAGCGCAACGACCTCGCCCAGTCCAGCCGCCGCAACGCCGAAGTTCTGGTGTCGATGGGGATGGCCGGCCGGCTGAACGCGCGCTGGAGCGCGGCCAACGAAAAATATCTCGCCGGCAATCAGCGTGCGAGCGATGTCGCCGGCGGCCTCGGTGCGATCGCCAAGGTGCTGCGCATGATGCTGCAATCGGCGGTGCTCGCGGTCGGCGCCACGCTCGTCATCCGCCAGGAGGCGACTGCCGGCATCATCATCGCGGGCTCGATCCTCTCCGCCCGCGCATTGGCGCCGGTCGATCTCGCGATCGCGCATTGGAAATCCTTCGTCGCGGCCCGTCAGAGCTGGCATCGCCTCAGCCGTCTGCTGGAACAGATGCCGGCGCAGGCGATACCGACCCAGCTGCAGGCGCCGACCAGCCGCCTCGCGGTCGAGGCCCTCGCCATGGTGGCGCCGGGTGACCAGCGGCTCATCGTCCAGGACGTCACCTTCGCGCTCGAAGCCGGCAATGGCCTCGGCGTGATCGGCCCCAGCGGCTCCGGCAAATCCTCCCTGATCCGCGCGCTAGTCGGCGTCTGGCAGCCGGTCCGCGGCAAGGTCCGGCTCGACGGCGCGGCGCTCGACCAGTGGTCGTCGGACGTGCTCGGCCGTCACATCGGCTACCTGCCGCAGGACGTCGAGCTGTTCGCCGGCACCATCGCGCAGAACATCGGCCGCTTCGATCCCGAGGCCACCTCCGACGGCATCATCTCCGCGGCCAAGGAGGCCGGCGTGCACGAGATGATCATCAAGATGCGCGAGGGCTACAACACGCAGGTCGGCGAGCAGGGCGGATCGCTCTCCGCAGGCCAGGCCCAGCGCGTGGCGCTGGCGCGCGCGCTCTACGGCAATCCGTTCCTGATCGTGCTGGACGAGCCCAACTCCAACCTCGACACCGAAGGTGACGAGGCCCTGACCCGTGCGATCCGCAGCGCGCGCGGACGCGGCGCCATCGTCATCGTGGTCGCGCACCGGCCCATCGGCGTCGAGGCGGTCGACCAGATCCTGGTGCTGCGTGACGGCCGCATGCAGGCCTTCGGTCCGAAGGAGCAGGTGCTCGCCCAGGTGCTCCAGCCCCGCGTTGCGCCGCCGGCGCCGATCAAGATCGTCAGCGAAGGCGGAGTGGCCAAACCATGA